GCTAACAATAACTCTCTGAGGTACGTTAGGCTGAGCAAGGCAGTGACTGACCCAAAGACTCCTAGCAAGTTGCAAtggcagtggggatttgaacctagggcctagtctgcacacaagagataatgcactttcaatgcactttaggagtagattttcctgttctgcaatggaaaatccagctgccaaagcacattgaaagtgcattatcctttgtgtgcagactaggcctaggtctcCCCTCTCCATGTCCAGCCATCCAACTGCTCACCCTTTTTCCCTCTGTATGCATTTCATGCATCCTTGTAACACAGTCACACTAGAAAAAGGATTATTCAAGGGCGGTGGTCCTCTAGCCTTCTTTCAAAACCTACTCAGACGTGATGTCAATCCACAGGAGCGATTTGCTCTCAAGAAACCCGGGGCAGTTTGTCCTTCAGGCTCAGTGGGTGTGTTCTTGTCTACCTCCGCGCTGGATTCCAAAGCCAAGCAGAACCCGCTGGAGGGAGGAGGTGAGAAATCAAAGTGGCAGGCGTGAAAGACAACCCTAAAGGGGAAGAAGGCAAATGCCTCCCACAATCCTGGGCATGACAGAACTAGAGAGGCTGCAGTTTTCCATCAGGCCCAACAAGCATTCCAAATGGAACCTACAAGAGGGCGGGAGATGGCCATACGCTGGCCTGAGTGGAAGTGGttgtgctggcaggagagatgctACAATGGTAGAAGGACCAGAAGAGAAGGATCGcagacatagggttgccagcctcaaggtggggcctggacatttctcggaattagaactgatcttgaGACAAAAGAGAGAGATTCTGGGGAAAGAAGAGGCTGATTTAGACGGTGGATTCTGTTCTATTGTATACCCCTGAGGCACTTTCCTTCCCCAagcccctcatttctcatgctccacctccacaatctccaggtatttcccggccCATAGCTGGCAACGCTATGGAAGAGGAAAAAGCAGATGTCTGCCAGGTTCACAGCCAGTTATGCATTGAACAGCTGGGCAGAATCCAACAGGTGTAGTTCTGCCTGTCACAAGAAAAGCATCACCAATTACTTTGGGCCTGCTCCGTGGAGCTCacgcctccgccccccccccccgcagcacagcgCTCACTGCACTGGGTGGGTGAGGGAGCCcaccgcagcccagtaccgagggcTGTACGGCCAGGTACCGGTCCGTGGCCCAGGTTTTGGGGAACACTGGTTTAGGACAAGACATGAacgattaattaattaattccttacCACTCAATTGCAATAtacaatccccataaaaccccatatagcaatatatataaaaaggtaaaggtatcccctgtgcaagcatgtctgacccttggggtgatgcctgctagcgttttcatggtagactcaatacggggtggtttgccagtgccttccccagtcatgaccgtttaccccccagcagcaagctgggtactcattttaccgacctcggaaggatggaaggctgagtcaaccttgagccggctgctgggatcgaactcccagcctcatgggcaggcctttcagactgcatgtctgctgccttaccactctgcaccacaagaggctcttcaagcaatatatatatatatctaagcAAATGTGCGTGAAATGCAAGACTGTTTTCCATTGAAAAGGAATTTGAAAACAGAACAGTAATAGGTACGCCTATTTAAATACTGAAAATCTATTTAAATGCTGGAAACTGATCCGGAGCACATGCGTCAGCTGGCCTATCTTCTTTTACTAAAAATTTCCcacaaaattgtcaagcattttaAGACATGAATATGTGTGCCTCATTTAGAGAGGAACTGCGATCAGACTATGAATTAAGAGAAAATGACTCTATTGAAGGAATATTTTAAGGTTTTTTCCCTCTGATTAATAAAAGTGTCAGAAAGTAGGTCACCCAGACACATTGTAATATGGCGCAATATCAATGTTGTCACCACTACCGGAGAAATCAACACGACTGCAGCACTGATCTTTACGAGGACGTTTCAATGATTATGAGGTCTTCTTTGATACCCAAGTCAAAAGCGGCCAACTATTTCCCCGGATTTCCTAAAGTGATTACAGTTGCAGGCAAGGAGGATAAACTCTGAGGCTGGCGAAAAGGTATATGATGCAATGCTGTGTAACCGATGCCTGCCTACCAGAGAGATATACATGAGAATATTCACGGAAAATCTCCCCCCGCCCTTTCTCCGTGAACACTAttatttaaaatcacaattaagaAAAGATGCTAGTCTAATTGCCTGTATCAGGAACATCCGAGGACGGCAACAGAAGACTCATCTGAATGTACATACAAAATCACTTAAAGTCTTATGAAAACACCAAGGCAATTGGTTTGATCGTTTTGTATTTTCCTTGGGGGACTGCTGTTCCTGCTTTAACTGGTGGCTGTTCAGTGATTaagaactaaaggtaaaggtatcccctgtggaagcaccagatcatgtctgacccttggggtgacgccctctagcgttttcatggcagactcaatacggggtggtttgccagtgccttccccagtcattactgttttacccccagctgcaagctgggtactcattttaccaacctcggaaggatgaaaggctaagtcaaccttgagctggctgctgggatcgaactcccagcctcatgggcagacagcttcagacagcatatcgctgccttaacactctgcgccacaagaggctctaaaagaaCTAGTGCACAGTAATACAAGAGGAGTTTTAGAGagggttccctccccccattctgttCATGCAAAGTAGCCTTTCTCCTTTAATTTCCTACACAATTGACAGGAGAGGATATGCACCGGTTTCACAGTGGCCATCTCTCCATGTATTGCACCTCTCTCTTAACCCCTGAAAGAATCTAAGAGCTAATCAAAAGAAAGCTGTTTGcggggggaaaaacattttaaagtgccTGTCGGGGTGGCATACTGTAGTGCTGAGATGGTTCCATTTCAATCCCTGGTTTTATTTTCTTACGTTTCAGAGCAGAAAGGAGTTGGTTCTAAGTCTTGCTCACTGCAACAGGCAGGGAACCAACATTAGGTGCTTTTGGTAAAAAATGATTCCCGGccagagggaaggggaaaagctGGCTGAGAGtcggtgtgtgtttgtgtatgtgtgagagggcaaaaaaagaagggggggggctggggtgaTTCCGGCAGgtaagaagaggagaaagagaaaggagattTCTAAGATTCGGACTAGAGGGTAAAAGGGGGTTGAAGAGGGGAACTAGGGTGAGTCCAGATACAGAgggaaagacttcctggttcccggttgcaagccttgttttaaagtgattgtgctccagaagccctaacttctttcagcagagatttgcctgttGTTATGTCcgtctcctctgctgtctccaatcctctccccgccttcctcattcaagaaaagagaggctccttctgtgcttggctcccctcccccttgagcttccccaatcgagtgcagagcactttctgtttcaattggggggggggagtagacgaagacccgagttcaaatcaatctgaattcagcaggatccacaacggaaagtgcagaatcagctctggagtccccaaactttttgaatCTGCGGAATTTtgacccacaaaatggctgtcactggAGGCACAGCCAgtcccctccaaaatggctgcctcagcttGCCTTCAGTAATCGAGCAAAGATCCTGGTGTTGAAGTGGCAGCTGCCATCAAACTAATGCTTCTAAAAAATCTCCACAGCCAGTCAACTCCCCCACGGCTTGTTAGCtttgccccacccactttctaagatCACTTCACAGGCACCAGGAAGGGTGATGATGGGCGTCCTTGGACACTACATCAGGAACCTTTGGTGTACACTAACTAAGGAAACACCTGGTCACTCAGTGGTACTTAACTTTAcaggccattcattcattcattcattcattcattcattcattcattcattcattcattcattcattcattcattcattcattcattcattcatgtgatttatatcccacccaccCCGTACAATGGCTTGTAgcaggtcacaaagtcctcattaaaacccccattaaaaggacataccaataAAGAAAACCACAGTGAACAAGGCGATAAAATAACTCGATCCCCGCGCCCCAAAAGACTGATACACCCACTATCGGGGAGGGGGCCTAGCAGGCAACAACCCAAGTGCTAgcaccagccctgggagggggggggcgtgatCTTCCCCactgttctggcctcaaccaaagacctagtggaagagctccattttggaaGCCCTGCGGAACGCAGAAAGCTCCTGCTAGCATGGCATGGACCTAGCACTTGGTCTGCAAGCCTCATGAGCAAAGGAAAACAAACCCATAAAGGGGGCAGCGGGTGGTCCCACAAGGTTGCTTTTGCTCCACCCCCTTGGGGGCTGACATGGCATCGGAACCTTACACAAGGATGGCACCAATTCAAAAGCTAGTCTGATTCATGAGCAACTTAGCGCCATGCCTGAGGCAGTGGCACTGGGAAACCATAAACGTCAGGCCACCCGTTCTCTATCACCTCATCCAAGTGGATTTTATTGTTCTGCCAGGAAACGCCCTGTTAGCTACTCCCTGTCGTCTCGTGCCTGGAAAATCCTGGTTTGctgttcctccccttcctatgcagTGCTCAGCAATGCACCTCTCAGTGTCGCTGCTGTTTTAACTAGCTCGGTGCACTCCAAAGGTGTGGACACCGGAAGGGCCATCAAACTCAAGGGGTGAAAGAGCTCTTTTTCAGTGCATTGTTCCAAGGCACTACTTGGTAAACTGCAGACAATGCGTCCCAGGCCCTTTTTCAGAGTTGAATGGCTGTATGTCGTAGGCACACGGCCTGCCTTGTGGGGGAAGAGGAATGCCCAAACCAAAACCCGAGCAGTAAAACACGTCTGCCGAGGATGTTCCCTGCAATCCTGCAGTTCTTTTGGCAACCCCTCTGTTCTGGACAGGCATGGTAACACCCCCTTTCCTTGAGTTGGGCAGGCACAGCTTTATTTAGTTCttggtcaaatggttcaaatatttGGGGATTACCTTCCAACACAATCTCCACTGGACCAagcatagaaataggattatttccCGAGCTAattgttccattacccatctataccgttttttcttccttagaggtaatcagtttgtcccatCTGCCTGTCGTGTTTTTGACTCTTAAATTCTTCCCCacattttatatggtatccctctgtggagCTCAGTTTTTAATAAAAAATGGGAAAGCTTACAAtctggcagattttgggaacttcAAACTGCGTTCCTTATTCCTGTCTTgaaatcggccataatcttcttgaaactaaggcctggatttccacctttaaatattggctacaattgcattttagggttcgaccagatagtccaggggtagtcaaactgcggccctccagatgtccatggactacaattcccaggagcccctgccagcatttgtagtccatggacatttggagggccgcagtttaactacccctgagaTAGTCTATTGATTAGGGGACTCTTTTAAATtgaaatggttctctaccatcctgactacactcaaGCAAACTgacattgactacgattacatcttatcttTGAACGAGTCTTCCAGAACGTGTCCAATTAAACAAAGGCTTATTGATCAATAATTTCAAAAAAATCCACCCAACTGTTCCAGCAACTTGTTCTCcccgtgctcttggtctccaagtgcagcatgggataatgccggcttactTCCATAACTTGGCGAGCCCCCTTTATCGCAGTGCGTTTATCCTTGCTCGGCTCAACGCTTTTCCATCCacagtattacaagggagatttgctaaGAATCCTTTCGAAAATAGACAATGCCCTTGTGAATTATATGCTCCTGACACTATCCAACATATTTTActagattgtcccttgttcatcaTCCAGCAAAGTTATGTTATACTTATACTTAAATGGCAAACTGATCTGCCAatttctattgcaggggtagtcaaactgcggccctccagatgtccatggactacaattcccagaagctcttgggaattgtagtccatggacatctggagggccgcagtttgactacccctgttctattgaGTGTTAAAGCCACTGATGTCACTTTtattctgtcctcagtttttaaattcaaattgACTGGTGTAGCAGGACTATTCTGTTTTCCTTGCTCCTAACttgtgttatgccaataaaggtactgtgTATTGTTGTATTTAGTTCTAGAATCTGCTCCGCACATGCGCAAAGCCCCAGGAGCATGCGCACACAGAGACAATGGAGGACTCTTAACCTGCTCCTACCCCTATCAAGACCGAGATCACCTTGCAGGAATCCTctagtccaagggtagtcaacctgtggtcctccagatgtttgtggactacaattcccatgcgcccctgccagcaaacactggcaggggctcatgtgaattttcatccatggacatctgaaggaccacaaggTTGACTAGACCCCTGGACTAGTCTTTTCCAGCTGACAttatgcagttccccaaattaattCCACTGTTCCACATAAGTTCTGGTCACCTCCAATTTGAGAAGATATAAAGCAAGGTCGTACATCCAGGCCTGTGCTGTGTTAAGATTCTGTGCTGTGTTAAGCTTTCTTGTTTGTACTGAACAATAAGTTTTTAACCCTTTgatttttcttaataaaactgttggAGTGTGTGTGTTGCTTGGGCAACTGATGGGACCCAACCCAGGTTTAGCTTGGTTAGATACCTGCACCAAGGCATAATCAGCCTCGACACCTCCTTTTTCTCAAAAGGACCACACCATAAGCGAATGGAGTTGGAGAATCCCACATATTTATTGACCGCTTTTGCAAATAGCCTACCATGGGCCACGTCGGATGGAGAGTCTTGGGGAACACTgagaggcagccccctccccaattcgTCAAAGCAGCATAATGCCGTGCTAGTTCTGTAGAAGGGGAAGTCAGGGTGACGGCCACTCGGCCGCCCAGGAAGTCCACTGGAAAAAGAGTCAGAAGCTTCCCCGCGGTGCTCAGCAAGAGAAGAGCTGCCTCAGGGGGTACCCAAGGGGATGGTGAAGGAGAGGTAGTCGCCCATCTCACCCCACCGTGCCCGGTGCGTCTGGTAGATGCTGATCCACGTGGTGAGGACGATCACCCAGAAAAGAAGGCCCACAGCCGAacgctggacatctggaagaaGGAACAAGTTGAGGTGACaccaaaaaggagaagaagaactaTTGGTTTTGatactctagtgcaggggtagtcaacctgtggttctccagatgttcatggactacaattcccacgagcccctgccagctaatgctggcaggggctcgtgggaattgtagtccatgaacatctggaggaccacaggttgactacccctgttcttgtgaggtaggtggggctgagagagttctgatagaacaatgactggcccaaggtcacccagcaggcctcatgtgaggcagagaggagaatcaaacccggttcttcagattagagtccaccgctcttaaccacaccaccatgGTGGCTCTCTGTTAAGTGAATGTCaagtccccctttccctcccaggtATACCAGGGTAAGACAGCCAAGCTCACCTAGGGAACATGGCCAATTTACCGTGGCACTATTCAAGCCAGTGATCCTTGCCAAAccttttatttatgttgtttCTTGTACCTCTTTCTCATAAGGACTCGGGGCAGATTACACAGCGAGCCAATGCATTCACAACAACTGGGGACACTCAATAACCGGTGGCTGCaggcttagatggctttaaaagggcatTTGGGAATCTccaggggagggcgggggaggtCTGTCTCGACCCCTACAAGCTATGACAGCAGAACAGAACCTTCAGAGATATTGAATATTGGATTGGGGGACGAAGGGAGAACAAGAGATGCCTAGGCAATAGCTGTTATCTCCTCCCCTCGAAAAAGTTGGTATCTTCCTGTGCCACTTATGAGCTTCCAAGAACTGCTGCAGTTTCCAAGAAGTGCTGTTTGATTGAGCAGAGCCTTCCTCTTGTTCTTCAACATTCTGCCACTTGCCAGTCCCTTGTTTCACCACCGCCACCACATGCACATCCAGTCctagatggtccaggctagccctaACTTGGAAGTCCtggccagtacttggatgggagaccaccaaggaagtcctggatcATGAGGCTGAGGCAGGCACTGGCCACCTGTTTGTTGATGCCTTGCCCTGGAAGATCCAGGCTAGCCCAGCCCTCGATTGCTAACCAAaattggacgggagaccaccaaggaagtccaggggtgttatacagaccacctctgaacatatcttgccttgaaaaaccaacTGGGTTGCTGTAAGACAGTCTCTACTTGatggccacctccccccccccaaatgcacacATGAGGACGTAACTCACAGCGTTTTATCTGCAGTTGCTCAGTGTATGCCGGTGCCAGAAAGGCTTCTCGGAAAAACCAGAAGATGTTCACCAGCCACAGGAAAGGAAGCAGTGCAAAGCCACCTGGAAAGACAGGAGTCAAGAAAGAAATTGCTGTGTGCACATGCGCATGCACTCAGACACATACGCACATGGGTTTTCACTGCAATAAAAATCCATGAGCCTTTAGCAAGCTGGCTTAAGTACTAAGGTTTAGGGAATGAATTCAGTATTCCACCATGCAACAAAGATAAGGCAAAATTTTCAACCTGTCCTCTAATACCGATTGGTCTTGCTTTGACCCCAAATAAACGATAGCTTACTGTTTGAAGGTTAGAACACATTTTACTACCTTTTTCTTTGGAAAAACAAAGATATAGAATTTCTACTACTGCGCCCCCAGGATTTCACAGAGGTTATACGGTGTCACAAGCATGGAGACAACACCCTGTGTTATTCCTAAGAACTACACATCGAATCTTCAGATACTGAAGTACCAAAAGACACATCTCTCTTCCAATACCATCCCCTTCTATGCAGATACCTACAGTCATGGATTCTTTCCACTTCTCCAAGACACCTGTGTTTGCCTTAGATGTAAATTCTCAAAGGATCTCTAGTTCTGTTCTCTTTCTTCCACCAAGTGACTCtgtctagtttggtgtagtggttaggagtgcggacttctaatctggcatgccaggttcgattctgcgctcccccacatgcaaccagctgggtaaccttgggcttgccatggcactgataaaactgttcagaccgggaagtgatatcagcgctctctcagcctcagcaaccccacagggtgtctgttgtggggagtggaatgggaaggcgactgtaagccgctttgagcctccttcgggtagggaaaagcggcatataagaaccaactcttcttcttcttctaactaaaTGGGACAATTACTAAATAAGGCTTTGAGTTACAGAGTAATCTGCTCCCAGTTTCTGTCAACATTTCACAAAAAGAACAAGATAAAGAGTCAGACCAGAGAAGGACTCAACAGAACAAGCTTTAGAATGTGGTCAGAGAGGAGAAAAGAGGAACCATTGTTTGCCTATTCTTgggattcaaatgggtaactgtgttggtctgaagcagcacaacgaaacaacatcagagtccagtggcacctttaacaccaacaaagatttattcaaggcgtgagctttcgagtgcaagcacatactggggaagagtgcctgcactcgaaagctcacgccttgcctATTCTTATGATTGTTAAGAATGTGGGCTGGACTTGATTGCAGGGACTGTATCACTCCTGTCTTGTTCCAATTACACTGGTTCCCAGTTAGCAtctgagcccaattcaaggtgccaGTATTAACTTTTAGAGCCTTAAATAGTTTGGTGCCAGCATTCATtcgttccctcccttccttatcccaccactctccgtagactcatggtgggttacacgaAAACAggttaaaaccctattaaaacaataataaatccaGAATACCATAAAAGCCTGTAAAAGGGTGGCATAACCCCCAGTCCTTCCCCAATCTAGAGTCAACCATCACAGGTGTAGGATCGCAGAGTGGCCAGAGTAGGGGccccagttgtccctgaaacctggcctcaaccaaagacctggtggaagagctccattttgcaggctctgtggaactgagatacctccgtcagggccctcaactcttccaggagctcattccaccaggttggggccaggaacatAATAGCCCTGGCCTGAGTCAAGGCgaggtgtgcttctctggggccagagaagCACCCTTAAGGACTACCTACTCCCATATAAACCCAACCAGGTCCTTCTTTAGGTGGCCTTGCCTTCCAAGAGTGGAAAGGTGGCAATCTAGAAAAGGACCTATGAGATCTGGGTACCCTAATTAAGGAATTCCCTTCCCCAGGAGATCTGCCTGTCCTCCTTTATCACTAGCTTCGTCGGGTAAGTGAAGGCTTCTCTGTCTCATTCGGTGTTCCAGTCTATGTTAACTGTTTCCCATCATTTGCCCCACTGAGTTGCAACACATCACAACATTTCAAAGCCGCTAAAATGGTACACTCAAGGGAAGAGTGCAACTCTCACAGCAGCCGGAGTTGCCGTGGCTCTAAAGCAAGCCACACTGCCAAGACaccagggctcattccgcacacatgggataattcactttcaatgtgcttttgcagatggattttcctgagcGGAACAggaaaaatctgcttctaaagtgctttgaaaatgAATTAACCAACGTGTGCAGAAAGGGTCCAGGACGACGCCCTTTCCCTCGATCACCCTCCAGTGCCGTCCGCCCGTCCAGAAGCGTCCCCGGAGCCGGCTGCCTTCGATTCAGATCCAAACGTGCCGGTCTGGAAGGCGGCCTGGGTGGTTTCTGGATCCCAGCGGCCTTACAAGCACTCACCCAAGTAGTATTTCCTACACAGGTTGAGCTTCTCCTCGTTGGACACGCGCTCCAGGTTCATGGCTGCGGCGAGACCCGCACTGGGGCATCCAAACGAGAGGAGCCGGGGCTGCAAGAGAGGAAGCAAACGGGGatgatggggaggggcagaagCCCATGGAGAAGACCCCCCCCGTCCCAGCCCTCTCCCCCCAACTCAACTCAAGATCccagttctctctcccccccgaAAACACGCTCTAAGCTTCGTTGCACCCATAAAAACTCACCCCGCTagcctactactactactacttcctcAAACAGCCGGCCACGCCGCGAAGGCTTCTGGGATTCGTAGTCaatcccttccctgaaggctgcTGGGAAGCGCGGAGCGGCGGGAGCCTTCCGGCAAAGCATGCCGGGAATTCCTGTCGGACAGAGGCATGCCGGTCCCTGTAGTTTTTTTTGCAGGTGCGCGCTTAATGTCCCGGGCTGGTGCTGCACGGCTGGAGGCGACGGTTCTCCCCGTGAGTTTTTGCTTGAAGCTCTTTGCTTTGCGCGGCCTAAAACTGGAGGAAACCAAAACCTGCCGCCTCTAAGGAGCTGAAGTACAACCGAGCCCTGCAGAACAGGTGCTTTTGCGCTCAGTTGGGcgcgcacacgaaagctcatatgctgtgaataaaactttgttgggtttTAAAGGCGCCGCCGGACTCTGGATTGGTGACGCTCTTCCTTGCAGGATCGTTGCACCGCCTGGAATAGGAGGGAGCGCCCCCGAGCATGTGCAAAGTATCCCAGGGTCAAAATTATTAACTCGGTAGGAGTTAAAATGGTCACAAACCAAAAACGCGCTTAGAATAGAACCAAGCAGAGCTCCGGCTAGCCTTCTTTGCTCGGCAAGGTGTCAAAGAAGTGAATGAAGAGTCTggcttaggggtagtcaacctgtggtcctccagatgttcatagactacaattcccatgagcccctgccagcaaacgctggcaggggctcatgggaattgtagtccatggacatctggaggaccacaggttgactaccccgaacTGCTCATGTCAAATACCCAAATGATAACAGTTAATCCACAAACCCTTTTTAGGCACTGGTTTCTGTTAGACTTTGGCTGCTTGCCGCACACAAGGGCATAGGAGCCAGAGGGGGATTATCCTGCCAGGAATATTCAACTAGGTGGCTCCTTAAAAGTTGAGTTTTTACTATAGAGCATGCTACCCTGACTGGAGCCAGCTTCATCAGAGGCATATTACAGGGTCTCACAAGGCAGATTAGACACACACACCTATTAGACACACACAcctgtgtgtctgcacacaaaatcttacacCCTGCATCAATCGCTGTTTTGTCT
Above is a window of Paroedura picta isolate Pp20150507F chromosome 5, Ppicta_v3.0, whole genome shotgun sequence DNA encoding:
- the PSENEN gene encoding gamma-secretase subunit PEN-2, which produces MNLERVSNEEKLNLCRKYYLGGFALLPFLWLVNIFWFFREAFLAPAYTEQLQIKRYVQRSAVGLLFWVIVLTTWISIYQTHRARWGEMGDYLSFTIPLGTP